A genome region from Vulpes lagopus strain Blue_001 chromosome 7, ASM1834538v1, whole genome shotgun sequence includes the following:
- the GPR27 gene encoding probable G-protein coupled receptor 27, translated as MANASEPGGGGGGGGEAAALGLKLATLSLLLCVSLAGNVLFALLIVRERSLHRAPYYLLLDLCLADGLRALACLPAVMLAARRAAAAAGAPPGALGCKLLAFLAALFCFHAAFLLLGVGVTRYLAIAHHRFYAERLAGWPCAAMLVCAAWALALAAAFPPVLDGGGGGGGEDEDAPCALEQRPDGAPGALGFLLLLAVVVGATHLVYLRLLFFIHDRRKMRPARLVPAVSHDWTFHGPGATGQAAANWTAGFGRGPTPPALVGIRPAGPGRGARRLLVLEEFKTEKRLCKMFYAVTLLFLLLWGPYVVASYLRVLVRPGAVPQAYLTASVWLTFAQAGINPVVCFLFNRELRDCFRAQFPCCQSPQTTQATLPCDLKGIGL; from the coding sequence ATGGCGAACGCCAGCGAGCCGggcggtggtggcggcggcggcggcgaggcgGCCGCCCTGGGCCTCAAGCTGGCCACGCTCAGCCTGCTGCTGTGCGTGAGCCTGGCGGGCAACGTGCTGTTCGCGCTGCTGATCGTGCGGGAGCGCAGCCTGCACCGCGCCCCGTACTACCTGCTGCTCGACCTGTGCCTGGCCGACGGGCTGCGCGCGCTCGCCTGCCTCCCGGCCGTCATGCTGGCGGCGAggcgcgcggcggccgcggcgggggcgccgCCGGGCGCGCTGGGCTGCAAGCTGCTGGCCTTCCTGGCCGCGCTCTTCTGCTTCCACGCCGCCTTCCTGCTGCTGGGCGTGGGCGTCACGCGCTACCTGGCCATCGCGCACCACCGCTTCTACGCCGAGCGCCTGGCCGGCTGGCCGTGCGCCGCGATGCTGGTGTGCGCCGCCTGGGCGCTGGCGCTGGCCGCGGCCTTCCCGCCCGTGctggacggcggcggcggcggcggcggcgaggacGAGGACGCGCCCTGCGCCCTGGAGCAGCGGCCCGACGGCGCCCCGGGCGCGCTCggcttcctgctgctgctggccgTGGTGGTGGGCGCCACGCACCTGGTCTACCTCCGCCTGCTCTTCTTCATCCACGACCGCCGCAAGATGCGGCCCGCGCGCCTCGTGCCCGCCGTCAGCCACGACTGGACCTTCCACGGCCCCGGCGCCACCGGCCAGGCGGCCGCCAACTGGACGGCGGGCTTCGGCCGCGGCCCCACGCCGCCCGCGCTCGTGGGCATCCGCCCCGCGGGGCCCGGCCGCGGCGCGCGCCGCCTGCTCGTGCTGGAGGAGTTCAAGACCGAGAAGAGGCTGTGCAAGATGTTCTACGCCGTCACCCTGctcttcctgctgctctgggGGCCCTACGTCGTGGCCAGCTACCTGCGGGTCCTGGTGCGGCCCGGCGCCGTCCCCCAGGCCTACCTGACGGCCTCCGTGTGGCTCACCTTCGCCCAGGCCGGCATCAACCCCGTCGTGTGCTTCCTCTTCAACAGGGAGCTGAGGGACTGCTTCAGGGCCCAGTTCCCCTGCTGCCAGAGCCCGCAGACCACCCAGGCCACGCTCCCCTGCGACTTGAAAGGCATCGGCTTATga
- the PROK2 gene encoding prokineticin-2 isoform X1 has protein sequence MRGPRCAPLLLLLLLPPLLLTPPAGDAAVITGACDKDPQCGGGMCCAVSIWVKSIRICTPMGKVGDSCHPLTRKNHFGTGRQERRKRKRKKKEREVPFFGRRMHHTCPCMPGLACLRTSFNRFICLARK, from the exons ATGAGGGGCCCGCGCTGCGCCccgctgctcctgctgctgctgctgccgccgctgctGCTCACGCCCCCCGCCGGGGACGCCGCCGTCATCACAGGG GCCTGCGACAAGGACCCCCAGTGTGGTGGAGGCATGTGCTGTGCTGTTAGTATCTGGGTTAAGAGCATAAGGATTTGCACACCTATGGGCAAAGTGGGAGACAGCTGCCATCCGCTGACTCGTAAA AACCATTTTGGAACTggaaggcaggaaagaagaaagaggaagagaaaaaaaaaggaaagag agGTTCCATTTTTTGGGCGGAGAATGCATCACACATGTCCATGTATGCCGGGCTTAGCCTGTTTACGGACTTCATTTAATCGATTTATTTGTTTAGCCCGAAAGTAA
- the PROK2 gene encoding prokineticin-2 isoform X2 yields MRGPRCAPLLLLLLLPPLLLTPPAGDAAVITGACDKDPQCGGGMCCAVSIWVKSIRICTPMGKVGDSCHPLTRKVPFFGRRMHHTCPCMPGLACLRTSFNRFICLARK; encoded by the exons ATGAGGGGCCCGCGCTGCGCCccgctgctcctgctgctgctgctgccgccgctgctGCTCACGCCCCCCGCCGGGGACGCCGCCGTCATCACAGGG GCCTGCGACAAGGACCCCCAGTGTGGTGGAGGCATGTGCTGTGCTGTTAGTATCTGGGTTAAGAGCATAAGGATTTGCACACCTATGGGCAAAGTGGGAGACAGCTGCCATCCGCTGACTCGTAAA GTTCCATTTTTTGGGCGGAGAATGCATCACACATGTCCATGTATGCCGGGCTTAGCCTGTTTACGGACTTCATTTAATCGATTTATTTGTTTAGCCCGAAAGTAA